The nucleotide window CTATTTGGCCTTCCAGGCGCTGCCCCGCGTTCGCGGGGCTGCGCCTGGCTATTTTCGTCGTGAATGCGGAGACGGTGTCGATCGATAATGGAGTGGGCAACCCGTCCGACGGCGCGGCGAAAATCCTGCCAAAAATTGTCAGAAAAACTGGAGTAACTGAGTAATCGTAATTCGTGATCGTCATCGAGGCTCGAGACTTGAAGCTAGAGGCTCGTTCCCGAAACGCCGACATCGGGATTCGGACTTCGGACATCGGCAGTTGATTCACCGCTCCACCCCTTGCCTTGAGTACCTGATAACCGTCCACCCGTTACCCATTACCCGTCACCCTTCAATCTTCAGCCTTCAACCTTTAGTCTGCATTGAATTTCTTCCCGTCTCTGTGAAGTCCGGGAACCTGTGAACTTTAAATCTGCGAATTTTCAAACCTTCAAAAAGCTCAATTGCGATCACGACTACGACTTACGATCACGATTACGAATTTCGATTACGAGCACGATTAACAGTTACGAACACGAATCCAAACCATTCACCGTTTCCTGCTTACTGGTTACTGTTCACTCCTGTCTCCTGTCTCCAACGAACAGTCACAGGTTGAGTCGGCGGAGAGATAGTCGACAATCGCGGGGGTGACGTCGGGGAGGGCGGCGATGCGCTCCACCAGCGCGGCGGCGCCCGGACCCCAGGCCAGCAGAGGCACCGGCGCGCGGGTGTGACCGCGCGTGCCCAGGTCCTCGATGTTGCCGTGGTCGCTGGTGAGCAGCACGGTGGTGCGCGCCAGATCGATGCCCGCCAGCGCCGATTCGAGGAACTCGTCGAGCAGGCGCAGGATCAGCCGGGCGAATTCCGGTTCGCCGCTGTGGCCGGCGTAATCGGTCATGAAATACTCATACAACATGAAGGGACAGCCGGTGGTCAATCCGGCCAGGATCCGGCCGCCCGCCGCGGCCGTCTGCAGCGGCAGGTCGTGGCCCTGTTCCTGCAGGAACAGGTTGGTGAAATCCTGGTACAGCGACCGCCCCGCACGCTGGTCGGAGAATGTGCGCAGCTGGCGGCCGCCGGCCAGCGCCGCCCACGTGGTGACGGAAAGCCGCCGCAGCCGGTAGAACCGCATGAACTCGGGGCTGAACGTGTTGATAAAGTCGCCGGCGACTCCCCGCCGGGCCAGCTTCAGGAACAGACTTTCCCGTTCCAGCAGGCGGCGCAGGATCCGGTTGGGAAATCCGTTGATGTGGCGGCCGGCCAGCGCGGCTGCGTTGACGCCGGTGAACAGCGTGGCCTGTCCGGTGGCGCTCTGGGGGAGTCCGTCCACGCCCAGGGTGGCATTGATGGGCCGGGCGGCGAAACCGGGCACCGCCACGGCGCCGCCGGCCAGCCGGGGCACGATCCGGAGGATCCCCAGGGCGGGATCCTGCAGCGGGTTCCGATCCGGGTCCGTACAGGTGGCGATCCCCAGTCCGTCGATGAAAATCAGCAATACGCGGGGCGGGTTGGTCAGCGGGTGCGTCGGGTGTTCGACCATGGCAAATCATTATCGCAGAAACGGCCAAAGCGACAAAGCGCTGCTGTAAAATACGGAAACTGGGGTACAATGACATCACGGAGATAACCTGCCATGAACGTCCGGATGCGACAGGACGCCCGCCAGATATTCGCTGAAGCGCTGGCGGCTGCCCAGCCCGCCGCCGCATTCGCCACCTGCCTGCGGCTCGACGGGGACCGGCTGGTGGCGGGCGGCCGCTCCGGTCTGGATCTGGGCGGCTTGGACCGCGTGTACGTGCTCGGCATCGGCAAGGCCGCCCCGGCGATGGCCCGGGCTCTCGGGGCGCTCGTGGCCCCACGCGCCCTGGCCGGCTACCTGGTGGCCAAAGCGGGGCAAGGCGAGGCCGTCCCCGGTTGTCAGGTGGTCGAAGCGGCCCATCCCGTCCCGGATGCCCGCAGCGTCGCGGCGGTGGAGGGCGCACTCCGCTGGCTGGACAGCTCGGTGCCGCCCGCAGCACCGGTCGTGGTGCTGGTGTCGGGCGGGTCGTCGGCCTTGTTCAGCCTGCCGGCCGGACGCCTCACCATCGCCGACAAGGCGGCGGTGACCGAGTTGCTGCTGCGGTGCGGCGCGGACATCGGCGAGGTCAACTGCGTCCGGAAGCACCTGTCCGCGGTGAAGGGCGGCCAGCTGGCCCGCCGCCTCGGACACCGGCCGGCCCTGACCCTGGCCCTGTCGGACGTGGTGGGCGACCGGCTGGACATCATCGGCTCCGGGCCCACCGTCGCCGATGCCTCCTCGTTCGCCGACGCTTGGCAGGTGCTGGAACGCTACGAGCTGACGCTGAAGGTGCCGGACGCGGTCCGCCACCACCTCGAAGCCGGCCTGGCGGGACAGATCCCCGAGACGATGCGATCCGACGATCCGATCCTGGCCAACAAGAACGCCGTGGTGGCGGGCAACAACCTGGCCGCTTGCCACGCGGCCAAGGAGTGCGCCCGCCGGCTCGGCTACCGGCCCTTGCTGGTATCCGACCACATCACCGGCGACACCGCCCACTGCGCGGCGTTCCACGCGGTGCTGGCGTACGACGTGGTGTACGCCCATCGGCCGGTGGCGCCGCCGGTGTGCCTGATTTCCGGCGGCGAGACCACCGTGCGTCTGCAGGGCGGCGGACTGGGTGGACGCAACATGGAGTTCGTGCTCCACTGCGTCCGGCGCCTGGCGGCCTGCATCGTGCCGGCGGTGGTCCTCTCGGCGGGCACCGACGGCAACGACGGCCCCACCGACGCGGCAGGCGCCCTGGCCGACAACGCGACGCTGGCGCGCGCTCAGATGCTGGGACTGGACCCCGGCGAGTTTTTATCCCGCAACGATTCGTACCGGTTTTTCCAACCCCTCAACGATTTGGTGATCACAGGCCCCACCGGCACCAACGTGATGGACATCCGCGTGGTGCTCATCGGTGAGCCGGTCCGGCCAGCCGCCGGGGGGGACCCCGGAGAGATGCCCTGATTCCAGCCGCGACACGGAGGCGCCGCCGCCCATGACCAAGATTCTGTATGTCGAGGACAATCCCGACAACTTCCGGCTGGTCAAGACCCTCCTGGAGACGTCAGGTTACGAGGTGGTGGGCGCCGCCGACGGGATTGAAGCCATCGTGCGGGCGCCGCAGGAAATGCCCGATCTGGTGCTGATGGACATCAACATCCCCTCACTCAGCGGCTACGAGGTGACCACCAAAATCAAGTCGATGAAAGGGCTCGAGGAAGTACCGGTGGTGGCCCTGACGGCCAAGACGATGAAGGGCGACAAGGACATGGCGCTGGCCGCCGGCTGTGTGGGGTTCATCGCCAAGCCCATCGATCCGTTCACCTTCGTCCAGGACGTGGAGAGCTTTCTCAAGGGCCGCCAGGACAAGATCCCCGTGGTCGAGGAGCAGTCCGTGCTCCGCGAGTACAGCCGCACGCTGGTGACGCACCTCGAGGAGAAGGTCACCCAGTTGCAGGAGTACAACCGCAAACTACAGGAGTCCGAGGAACGCTACCGGACGCTGGTGGAAAACGTCAACATCGGCATCTGGTTCCTGTCGCCCGAGCGGAACACCCTGTTCATGAACCAGCGCATGCGCGATTTGCTGGGGGTGGGCCAGCTGGATCCCGCCTCCCCCGACCGGTTCCTCGAAGAGGAAGCCGCAGAAGCGTTCCGGAACCACCTGCAGCTTTGCGCCGAGGGCCGCCCCCAGCTGTGGGAGACGAAGATCCTGACCATGCGCCGGGTGTCGCGGGAGGCGGTGGTTTCCGGCGTGGCCTTGGGGCAGCACCAGGGCGGAACCAGCGGCTTTCTGTTGTCCTTTCTCGATGTCACGGAGAAAAAGGCGCTGGAGCGGCAGCTCCAGCAGGTGCACAAGCTGGAGAGCCTGTCGACGCTCACCGCCGGCGTGGCGCACGATTTCAACAACATCCTGACCATCATCCAGAACAACGCCAAGCTCCTGGTGACGCGGAGCGACCTGCCGGAGGAGGACCTCCGCAAGCTGCGCAACATCGAGGGGGCGTCCGACCGCGGCTCGGCCCTCACCTCCCAGTTGCTGGCGTTCTCCCGAGAAAAGCCCACCAATCTTCAGGTGCTGGCGCCGGTGGAGGTGCTCCAGCGGTTTTGCACCTTCTTCGCCAACTACAAGAAGCCGTCGGTCCAGCTGCGCTATCCCACCTACGCCACGGTTCCCCGGATCGTCGCCGACGCCAACCAGGTGGAACAGGTCCTGCTGAACCTGGCCACCAACGCTCAGGACGCCATGCCCGGGGGCGGTGTGTTGGAATTCGACCTGCGCGCCGAGAGCCGCACCCGGGAGACGGTGATGAGCGGATCGGTCGGCGGCGACTACGTCTGCTTCATCGTCCGCGACACCGGCAACGGCATCCCGGCGGAAATCCGCCACCGGATCTTTGAGCCGTTCTTCACCACGAAGCCGCCGGGCAAGGGCACCGGCCTGGGGCTCAGCGCCGTATTCGGCATCGTCAAGCGCCACGAGGGTTTCATCGAAGTGGATTCCAAAGTGGGCGCCGGCACCGAGTTCCGGGTCTATTTCCCTGTGGAGGGGGAGAAATCGGAGATCCCCGGCGAGGTGGACCTGCGGATCCTGAGCCATGGCCGGTACACCGTGCTCGTGGTCGAGGACGAGGAGATGCTTGGCGACCTGCTGTGCGACATGCTCATGGAGTTGGGGATCAAGGTGCACTACGCCGAGAACCTGGCCAAGGCGCGGCAGATCCTAGACAGCAAGTCCGCGGAGATCAACTTCATCCTGCTGGATTACCAGCTCCCCGACATGGACGTTTCGGGCATCCTGAAATACCTGCGCACCGCCACGCCGCACATCCGGATCGTGTTTACCAGCGGCTATCGGCTCGAGGAGATCCGGCAGAAGGAGGGGCCCGTGGACATCGACGGCTTCCTCAAGAAGCCGTTCGACCTGCAGTCGCTCACCATGATGTTGAAGCAGATGCTGTGAGGCGGATCTCCGCGCCGCCGCCCTGTGCTGTCCGGTCTGGCGCCCCGGACGGCGTGCGGTTCAGGCCGGTTAGGTTGTGCGGACCGCTCAGCGGGGCTGCCGCCGGTCAAACCGTGCGGCGGCCAGGCCGATGGGTTTGACCGCCTGGGTGGCCAGATTCACTTCCCAGATGAAATGGACGGGCTCCCCGGTGCGGCCCTTCTGAAATGTGAAATCCAGCACGTGCGTGGCGGTATCTCTGGCCGTGGTCGTGTGCTCCACGTAGCGGTATTCGTCCGACGTGCCGTTCACCAGCTCGGCGAACGCCGGCCGCTGGGCCAAGAGCAGCCGGTAGGCGTCGCTCTGGCGGGCAGCCGGCACGGCCGGTGGTTTGGCGGCCGGTCGCGCGGCCGTGGCGGCGGGCGGTGCGGAAGCGACGGCCGCCGGCGGGGCGGGACGATTGGGGGCGCGGAGGACCTGCGGCGCCGCGGACGGCGGCGGCGGTGCCGCTGCCGCGGATTGCGGGGCGCCGCTGCCGATGGTGAAGCCGCTCGGGAGTATCGGCTCCCCTTCATCGGACGCAGTTGCCGCGGGTGATTGTTCGTTGGCATCCAACGCCGCCTGGTCGGTGGCGGGATTGGCGCTTGTGACGATCTGGGCGATCCGGTCGGTCCGGTCGGCCAGAGTGGTTCGCGTGGCCGGGATCAGGATCAGGGCCAGGATGAGCACCAGGCTGCCCATGGCGCCGGCGAGGTAGATGTAGGTCTTGCGGGAGAACCGCGTGTCATGGTCCTCCACCATGATGATGTCGGCAGTGGAAAGGGCCCGGCG belongs to Acidobacteriota bacterium and includes:
- a CDS encoding DUF4147 domain-containing protein, yielding MNVRMRQDARQIFAEALAAAQPAAAFATCLRLDGDRLVAGGRSGLDLGGLDRVYVLGIGKAAPAMARALGALVAPRALAGYLVAKAGQGEAVPGCQVVEAAHPVPDARSVAAVEGALRWLDSSVPPAAPVVVLVSGGSSALFSLPAGRLTIADKAAVTELLLRCGADIGEVNCVRKHLSAVKGGQLARRLGHRPALTLALSDVVGDRLDIIGSGPTVADASSFADAWQVLERYELTLKVPDAVRHHLEAGLAGQIPETMRSDDPILANKNAVVAGNNLAACHAAKECARRLGYRPLLVSDHITGDTAHCAAFHAVLAYDVVYAHRPVAPPVCLISGGETTVRLQGGGLGGRNMEFVLHCVRRLAACIVPAVVLSAGTDGNDGPTDAAGALADNATLARAQMLGLDPGEFLSRNDSYRFFQPLNDLVITGPTGTNVMDIRVVLIGEPVRPAAGGDPGEMP
- a CDS encoding response regulator, encoding MTKILYVEDNPDNFRLVKTLLETSGYEVVGAADGIEAIVRAPQEMPDLVLMDINIPSLSGYEVTTKIKSMKGLEEVPVVALTAKTMKGDKDMALAAGCVGFIAKPIDPFTFVQDVESFLKGRQDKIPVVEEQSVLREYSRTLVTHLEEKVTQLQEYNRKLQESEERYRTLVENVNIGIWFLSPERNTLFMNQRMRDLLGVGQLDPASPDRFLEEEAAEAFRNHLQLCAEGRPQLWETKILTMRRVSREAVVSGVALGQHQGGTSGFLLSFLDVTEKKALERQLQQVHKLESLSTLTAGVAHDFNNILTIIQNNAKLLVTRSDLPEEDLRKLRNIEGASDRGSALTSQLLAFSREKPTNLQVLAPVEVLQRFCTFFANYKKPSVQLRYPTYATVPRIVADANQVEQVLLNLATNAQDAMPGGGVLEFDLRAESRTRETVMSGSVGGDYVCFIVRDTGNGIPAEIRHRIFEPFFTTKPPGKGTGLGLSAVFGIVKRHEGFIEVDSKVGAGTEFRVYFPVEGEKSEIPGEVDLRILSHGRYTVLVVEDEEMLGDLLCDMLMELGIKVHYAENLAKARQILDSKSAEINFILLDYQLPDMDVSGILKYLRTATPHIRIVFTSGYRLEEIRQKEGPVDIDGFLKKPFDLQSLTMMLKQML